A stretch of Christensenellaceae bacterium DNA encodes these proteins:
- a CDS encoding signal peptidase I, giving the protein MEERKSSAGSRVEQKQQQGKAREKAVWGWVLAIVIAVAAAFLIRAFLFEIIMVDGPSMQPTLHTDERLAVEKVTRYGGLPQRGEIIIVHYPDGTNRNYVKRVIALPGETVEVRDSIVYIDGQPLEEEYVSEEPYQDMAAVTVPENSVFVMGDNRANSMDSRMVGAIPKEQIVGHAMAVIFPFDEWRGLNNE; this is encoded by the coding sequence ATGGAAGAAAGGAAAAGCTCTGCGGGCAGCCGCGTAGAACAAAAGCAGCAGCAGGGAAAGGCCAGGGAAAAGGCAGTGTGGGGCTGGGTGCTTGCTATTGTGATCGCTGTTGCGGCGGCGTTTTTGATTCGCGCTTTCCTGTTTGAGATCATTATGGTGGACGGTCCGTCCATGCAGCCTACGCTGCATACGGACGAACGGCTTGCGGTGGAAAAGGTCACGCGCTATGGCGGCTTGCCGCAGCGCGGAGAAATTATCATCGTACATTATCCGGATGGAACGAACCGGAATTATGTGAAGCGCGTAATCGCTCTGCCGGGGGAAACGGTGGAAGTCAGGGACAGTATCGTTTATATTGACGGCCAGCCGCTCGAAGAAGAATACGTCAGCGAAGAACCATACCAGGATATGGCCGCCGTCACCGTGCCTGAAAACAGCGTCTTTGTGATGGGCGACAACAGGGCCAATTCCATGGACAGCCGTATGGTGGGCGCAATTCCAAAAGAGCAGATCGTCGGACATGCGATGGCAGTCATTTTTCCGTTTGACGAATGGCGCGGACTGAATAATGAATAA
- the glmM gene encoding phosphoglucosamine mutase: MARLFGTDGVRGIANEKLTSKLAYDLGRAGAYCLTNEIHSAKILIGKDTRGSGDMLESAMVAGICSAGAEAVVACTLPTSAIAYLTRHSGYDAGVVISASHNTMEYNGIKFFNSNGYKLADEIEDRIENIILNNSEEVPQPTGRKIGRRVRLKKAAQDYIDFVVETTDVNLDGMKIVLDCANGAASEVAPWIFKLLGAEVIPYYNTPDGMNINENCGSTHPDQLSRLVSELGADLGLAFDGDADRLIAVDEHGSIVDGDKIMSICAMDMKKRGALKQDTVVTTVMSNMGMEVTLKENGINMVRADVGDRYVLEEMIRSGYNFGGEQSGHIIFLDHNTTGDGILSGVQLAAVMKREDKPLARLARPVNIYPQVLVNAKVNDDKKHDYQTDDMIAQEIGKLEKEFHGEGRVLIRTSGTEPLVRVMIEGKDKDAITKHAVAMAKLIEERLK, translated from the coding sequence ATGGCAAGACTTTTTGGTACGGATGGAGTGCGCGGGATCGCAAATGAAAAACTGACGTCAAAGCTGGCGTATGATTTGGGACGCGCCGGCGCATACTGTCTGACAAATGAAATACACAGTGCGAAGATATTGATCGGCAAGGACACGCGCGGAAGCGGAGACATGCTGGAATCCGCGATGGTGGCTGGGATCTGTTCCGCAGGCGCGGAAGCGGTGGTTGCCTGCACGCTGCCCACATCCGCGATTGCGTATTTGACACGCCACTCCGGTTACGATGCGGGGGTTGTGATTTCCGCTTCGCATAACACGATGGAATATAACGGTATCAAGTTTTTTAATTCGAACGGCTATAAGCTGGCCGACGAAATTGAGGACCGTATCGAGAATATTATTTTGAACAATTCGGAAGAGGTGCCCCAGCCGACGGGGAGAAAGATCGGACGGCGGGTGCGCCTGAAAAAAGCGGCGCAGGATTATATCGATTTCGTAGTGGAAACGACGGATGTGAATCTTGACGGCATGAAGATCGTTCTCGATTGCGCAAACGGCGCGGCGAGCGAGGTGGCGCCGTGGATATTCAAGCTTTTGGGAGCCGAAGTCATTCCTTATTATAATACGCCTGACGGTATGAATATCAATGAAAATTGCGGGTCCACGCATCCGGATCAGCTTTCACGCCTGGTATCTGAGCTGGGAGCGGATTTGGGGCTGGCGTTTGATGGGGACGCAGACCGCCTGATCGCGGTTGACGAGCACGGAAGTATTGTCGACGGCGACAAGATCATGTCTATCTGCGCAATGGATATGAAAAAACGAGGCGCCTTAAAGCAGGACACGGTTGTGACGACGGTTATGAGCAATATGGGTATGGAAGTGACGCTCAAAGAAAATGGGATCAATATGGTGCGGGCGGACGTAGGAGACCGCTATGTTCTGGAAGAAATGATCAGGAGCGGATACAATTTCGGCGGAGAGCAGTCCGGCCATATCATTTTTTTGGATCATAATACGACGGGCGACGGCATCCTTTCCGGCGTACAGCTTGCGGCAGTCATGAAACGCGAGGATAAGCCTCTTGCGCGGCTTGCGCGTCCTGTGAACATCTATCCGCAGGTACTCGTAAATGCTAAAGTAAACGACGACAAAAAACATGATTATCAGACGGACGATATGATCGCGCAGGAAATAGGCAAGCTGGAAAAGGAGTTCCATGGCGAGGGCAGGGTGCTCATCCGTACATCCGGCACGGAGCCGCTGGTACGCGTAATGATAGAGGGCAAGGACAAGGACGCGATCACAAAGCACGCGGTAGCGATGGCAAAGTTGATCGAAGAACGCTTAAAATAA
- a CDS encoding iron ABC transporter ATP-binding protein → MGKLTVNNLVKKFGETAAVNDVSLTVEDGELLTVVGPSGCGKTTFLRMVAGFIEPTGGKIMIDDHVLSDRAKGLRDVTPENRDIGMVFQSYAVWPHMNVFNNVAYPLKIRKMKKAEIHDSVMSVLKLVHLDGLELRMAYELSGGQQQRVALARALVMRPRLLLLDEPLSNLDAALRETMRSEIKEIQRKLGITIINVTHDQIEAMTMSDKVAVMRLGNLIQYDSPYNLYEHPVNTFVAKFIGSANIIPATKEADAKADADGMMEVRVMGKATIKVPYVESGQTDGFIAVRAHHVLITEEETAIKPVISRRLYQGNQFEYFLDMGEGVIIRMLTSTTQDIPTGEEVPVELIKAVWLDE, encoded by the coding sequence ATGGGGAAACTAACAGTAAATAATCTGGTGAAAAAATTTGGGGAGACGGCGGCCGTCAACGATGTATCGCTTACGGTAGAAGACGGGGAATTGCTGACGGTAGTCGGGCCATCCGGCTGCGGAAAAACGACGTTTCTGCGTATGGTGGCCGGTTTTATCGAACCGACCGGCGGAAAGATTATGATTGACGACCACGTGCTTTCGGACCGTGCAAAAGGTTTGAGGGATGTAACGCCGGAAAACCGTGATATTGGCATGGTATTCCAGTCGTATGCAGTCTGGCCGCACATGAATGTATTTAATAATGTAGCGTATCCGCTTAAAATCAGGAAAATGAAGAAAGCGGAAATACATGACAGCGTGATGTCGGTCTTAAAACTGGTGCATCTGGACGGGCTGGAACTACGTATGGCTTATGAGTTATCGGGAGGCCAGCAGCAACGTGTCGCCCTGGCAAGAGCTCTCGTTATGCGGCCGAGGCTGCTTTTGCTGGACGAACCGCTTTCCAACCTGGATGCGGCGCTTCGCGAAACAATGCGCAGCGAGATCAAAGAAATCCAGAGAAAGCTGGGGATCACGATCATTAACGTTACGCATGACCAGATCGAGGCGATGACGATGTCCGACAAGGTCGCGGTTATGCGTTTGGGGAACCTAATCCAGTACGATTCACCGTATAACTTATACGAACATCCGGTGAACACGTTTGTAGCGAAATTTATCGGATCTGCAAATATCATTCCGGCGACAAAAGAAGCGGACGCGAAAGCGGACGCCGACGGGATGATGGAGGTCAGAGTAATGGGAAAAGCGACGATCAAGGTTCCGTATGTGGAGTCGGGCCAGACAGATGGATTTATCGCGGTACGCGCGCACCACGTACTGATTACAGAAGAAGAAACCGCTATCAAACCAGTTATTTCAAGAAGGCTTTATCAGGGTAACCAATTCGAATATTTCTTGGATATGGGAGAGGGCGTCATTATTCGTATGCTTACGTCTACGACGCAGGATATTCCCACGGGGGAAGAAGTACCGGTTGAACTGATAAAAGCAGTGTGGCTGGATGAATAA
- a CDS encoding oxidoreductase, producing the protein MKGFRWGIVGTGYIAGNFACSMRQVADAACTAVTGTSLEKANRFVEEHGFEQGFANFEEMLAQAKLDAVYIAVPNHLHYDFVMQALDAGVNVLCEKPMADNMPQLQRMMNKAREKNAFLMEGMWTRCFPAVRKAAGWIEDGRIGKVRSVRADFGLRSAPDWQNWKTSAQASAGALRDVGVYSVAMAFLGFGEAPESIASSCVIKNGADTHQEMMFRYAQDRAAYLTGSFEMITDHHAYFYGDEGMIVLGDRFWCPTYAELYAYDGGDIFEKRLLERFEEKYEPFGFQYEIAHVQDCIRSEKKESGFYSLAESAAIMEITDTLRREWGVRYPSDPA; encoded by the coding sequence ATGAAAGGTTTTAGATGGGGAATCGTCGGAACGGGATATATTGCCGGAAATTTTGCCTGCAGTATGCGGCAGGTTGCCGATGCTGCGTGCACCGCCGTAACGGGAACAAGTTTGGAAAAAGCGAATCGATTTGTAGAGGAGCATGGATTTGAACAAGGGTTTGCTAACTTTGAAGAAATGCTCGCGCAGGCAAAGCTGGACGCTGTTTATATCGCGGTGCCAAACCATTTGCATTATGATTTTGTGATGCAGGCGCTGGACGCAGGCGTAAACGTTTTGTGCGAAAAGCCGATGGCTGACAATATGCCGCAATTGCAAAGGATGATGAATAAAGCGCGCGAAAAGAACGCTTTTTTAATGGAGGGAATGTGGACGCGCTGTTTTCCCGCGGTCCGCAAAGCCGCCGGATGGATAGAAGACGGAAGAATCGGCAAGGTGCGGTCGGTCCGTGCGGATTTTGGTTTGCGGTCTGCGCCAGACTGGCAAAACTGGAAAACAAGCGCGCAGGCGAGCGCGGGCGCGCTGCGAGACGTAGGTGTGTATTCGGTCGCGATGGCATTTTTAGGGTTTGGGGAAGCGCCAGAGTCGATCGCTTCGTCATGCGTCATAAAAAACGGGGCGGATACGCACCAGGAGATGATGTTTCGCTATGCGCAGGACCGCGCCGCTTATTTAACGGGGTCGTTTGAGATGATTACGGACCATCATGCATATTTTTACGGAGACGAGGGTATGATTGTTTTGGGCGACAGGTTTTGGTGTCCGACATACGCGGAGCTTTACGCGTATGACGGTGGCGATATTTTTGAAAAAAGGTTGCTGGAACGCTTTGAGGAAAAATATGAGCCGTTTGGTTTCCAATATGAGATCGCCCACGTGCAGGACTGTATACGGAGCGAGAAAAAGGAAAGCGGTTTTTATTCGCTTGCGGAAAGTGCGGCGATCATGGAAATAACGGATACGCTGCGCAGGGAGTGGGGCGTTCGTTATCCGTCCGATCCCGCGTAA
- the glmS gene encoding glutamine--fructose-6-phosphate aminotransferase [isomerizing] yields the protein MCGIVGYAGDRNVIPVLIGGLQKLEYRGYDSAGVAYLDDGKMNVIKEKGKLAGLEKLLEGKSADHTIGIGHTRWATHGEPSCANAHPHINTVGDLAVVHNGIIENYLQLKESLERKGIRFVSQTDTEVIVHLIHYYLKDDLKEAVSTAISKLKGSYALGVISERFPDEIVAVRKDSPLVVGLGKGENMIASDIPAILEYTRDVYFLNNGEIAVIKKDSVTLYDEVLNQIKCEPYTVEWDVSQAEKAGYPHFMIKEIEEQPRVLADTLNPRVRDGEVCFDEAGLSDETLKNIRKITIIACGTAYHASYVGKYIIERFARVPVEVEIASEFRYKAPIMDKDDFVIVVSQSGETADTIAAMREAKKHGAYVLAIANVVGSTVAREADGVLYTRAGMEIAVASTKAYTTQLMCLYLFCLKLAYAKGEMPQEEYRANVAELATIPDKVAAILEQKDLLQKFAYEHFTEKSVFYIGRGLDYALAMEGSLKLKEISYIHSEAYAAGELKHGTIALIEDGTLVVAVLTQGDLIEKALSNVKEVTARGAVVLVITQEKYKDMAKDVADKLVAIPDAMDFMATMTAIIPMQIFAYYMAVQKGCDVDKPRNLAKSVTVE from the coding sequence ATGTGTGGAATTGTTGGGTATGCGGGCGATAGAAACGTTATTCCGGTGTTGATCGGCGGGCTTCAGAAGCTGGAGTACCGAGGGTACGACAGTGCGGGAGTAGCTTACCTTGACGACGGAAAAATGAATGTCATCAAGGAAAAAGGCAAGCTTGCAGGACTTGAAAAGCTACTAGAAGGGAAAAGCGCGGACCATACGATCGGTATCGGACATACGCGCTGGGCGACGCATGGGGAACCAAGCTGCGCAAACGCGCATCCGCATATCAATACGGTGGGCGATCTTGCGGTTGTGCATAACGGTATCATCGAAAATTACCTGCAACTGAAAGAATCCCTGGAGAGAAAGGGCATACGCTTCGTATCGCAGACGGATACGGAAGTGATCGTGCACCTGATCCACTATTACTTAAAGGACGACCTGAAAGAAGCGGTATCAACGGCGATCTCCAAACTGAAAGGCAGCTATGCGCTGGGCGTAATCAGCGAACGTTTTCCGGACGAGATCGTGGCGGTCAGAAAAGACAGTCCGCTTGTCGTTGGCCTTGGCAAAGGGGAGAATATGATTGCATCGGATATTCCGGCAATCCTTGAGTATACGCGCGACGTATATTTCCTGAATAACGGTGAGATTGCCGTGATCAAAAAAGATTCCGTGACCTTGTACGACGAAGTGCTCAACCAGATCAAGTGCGAGCCGTATACGGTGGAATGGGATGTCTCCCAGGCTGAAAAGGCGGGATACCCGCACTTCATGATCAAGGAGATCGAAGAACAGCCGCGCGTACTGGCAGATACGCTGAATCCACGCGTGCGGGATGGGGAAGTATGCTTTGACGAAGCAGGACTCAGCGACGAAACGCTTAAAAATATCAGGAAGATCACGATTATTGCCTGCGGGACGGCCTACCACGCGTCGTATGTGGGTAAATATATTATTGAACGTTTTGCGCGCGTGCCGGTGGAGGTGGAGATCGCTTCGGAATTTCGCTATAAAGCCCCGATCATGGATAAGGACGATTTTGTAATCGTCGTGAGCCAGTCTGGAGAGACTGCGGATACAATTGCCGCCATGCGTGAAGCCAAAAAGCACGGCGCCTATGTGCTGGCGATTGCGAACGTAGTAGGCTCTACCGTAGCGCGCGAGGCAGACGGCGTATTATATACCCGCGCGGGGATGGAAATCGCGGTGGCCTCTACCAAGGCGTATACGACGCAGCTCATGTGTTTATACCTCTTTTGCTTAAAGCTCGCTTACGCGAAAGGCGAAATGCCACAGGAAGAATACCGCGCGAATGTAGCGGAACTGGCGACGATACCTGACAAAGTGGCGGCGATTCTTGAGCAGAAAGATCTGCTGCAAAAATTTGCTTATGAGCACTTTACGGAAAAGAGCGTTTTCTATATTGGGCGCGGCCTCGATTATGCGCTGGCCATGGAAGGATCGCTGAAGCTAAAGGAAATCAGCTATATCCATTCGGAAGCGTATGCGGCGGGAGAATTAAAGCATGGCACGATCGCTTTAATCGAGGATGGCACGTTGGTAGTAGCCGTGCTAACGCAGGGAGACCTGATTGAAAAGGCACTGAGCAACGTGAAAGAGGTGACGGCGCGCGGCGCTGTCGTACTCGTCATTACGCAGGAAAAATATAAGGACATGGCCAAGGATGTAGCTGATAAGCTGGTGGCGATTCCGGATGCAATGGATTTTATGGCGACGATGACGGCCATCATCCCTATGCAGATTTTTGCCTACTATATGGCCGTACAGAAAGGATGCGACGTTGATAAGCCGAGAAACTTGGCAAAGAGCGTCACAGTGGAATAA
- a CDS encoding iron ABC transporter permease — protein MGKELYKTKKGWIGPAAIWWIIVLFLIFVVVYPIIVLILNSFQTGDTFSLGNYARIFQDNSIVNSMLNSLKVVVPSTLIATVLGVFLAWAVVRTNVPGKKVWKTLLSVPYFIPPFIGAIAWTFLLGPKGFFNEAAMQMFHLSEPLFDVYSIGGMIFVMSIYRFAVPFIVVMPTMQKVSASVEEAARVSGASPWKTMKDITLPLLGPSIIGAMLLVFMFLLADFGVSAVLGAPNQIRLMTTEIFYIINRPDMADHLQIAAAYSMLLSVFALLGLWAYNRVLRTNKYAVVSGKSAVVEPTRLSNRAKWILFAVLLIIFLVTTCSPIVASLVTSLTKVYGVPFGPGNITFDNFLNLTNIKNIARAFQNSAVLSIVAALVIMVVTLIVAYIAIRKNVRGVAGVKVMQAMVTLPYALPGTIIALGMILSFTQPLPIVGWELYGTFGILLIAYIARFLNLGYNNIAGAISQIDPSLEEAARISGASQMKTFKDIVVPLLKTSLFSSFFLVVAPTLSEISLSSLLWSVGNETIGTVVYSSQEEGKILRTAALAILLIVIVVLLNFLVQVISERSGKKRGKKKKTSGNIDPAFTMEEY, from the coding sequence ATGGGGAAAGAACTTTACAAAACAAAAAAGGGATGGATTGGCCCTGCCGCCATCTGGTGGATTATTGTTTTATTTTTGATTTTTGTCGTAGTATATCCGATTATCGTTCTTATTCTAAATAGTTTTCAAACCGGCGATACTTTTTCGCTTGGCAACTATGCAAGGATTTTTCAGGACAACTCTATTGTAAACAGTATGTTGAATTCACTTAAAGTGGTTGTGCCTTCAACATTGATAGCGACTGTGCTGGGAGTATTCCTTGCATGGGCTGTAGTACGTACGAATGTTCCGGGAAAGAAAGTATGGAAAACCCTGCTTTCCGTCCCGTATTTTATCCCGCCGTTTATCGGGGCGATTGCGTGGACTTTTTTGCTTGGACCAAAAGGATTTTTTAATGAAGCGGCCATGCAGATGTTTCATTTATCAGAACCGCTTTTCGACGTGTATAGTATCGGCGGCATGATTTTCGTAATGTCCATTTACAGGTTTGCGGTTCCGTTTATTGTCGTGATGCCGACCATGCAAAAAGTTTCCGCATCTGTTGAGGAGGCTGCGAGGGTTTCCGGAGCCTCACCGTGGAAAACGATGAAAGACATCACCCTGCCGCTGCTTGGACCGTCCATTATCGGCGCAATGCTGCTGGTATTTATGTTCTTGCTCGCAGACTTCGGCGTTTCGGCCGTTTTGGGGGCGCCTAATCAAATTCGCCTGATGACGACGGAGATATTCTATATTATCAACAGGCCGGATATGGCGGATCACTTACAGATCGCGGCGGCGTATTCCATGCTTTTGTCGGTATTTGCACTGCTGGGGCTATGGGCCTACAACCGTGTCCTACGGACCAACAAATACGCGGTGGTAAGCGGGAAAAGCGCGGTTGTGGAGCCGACAAGATTAAGCAACAGGGCAAAATGGATCCTGTTTGCCGTCCTGCTTATCATTTTCCTGGTAACGACGTGTTCGCCCATTGTTGCGTCGCTGGTAACATCTCTTACAAAGGTTTACGGAGTGCCTTTCGGTCCGGGTAACATTACTTTTGACAACTTCTTAAATCTTACGAACATCAAAAATATTGCGCGGGCGTTCCAAAACAGTGCGGTATTGTCCATCGTAGCGGCCCTTGTAATCATGGTAGTTACGCTCATTGTGGCGTACATCGCCATTCGCAAGAATGTGCGGGGCGTAGCAGGGGTAAAAGTCATGCAGGCAATGGTAACTTTGCCATATGCGCTGCCCGGAACAATTATTGCCCTGGGGATGATCCTATCTTTCACGCAACCCTTGCCGATTGTCGGATGGGAGCTTTACGGAACTTTTGGAATATTATTGATTGCTTACATCGCCCGCTTCCTGAATCTGGGATACAACAACATAGCGGGCGCAATCAGTCAGATCGATCCGTCGCTTGAAGAAGCCGCGCGAATATCCGGTGCCAGCCAGATGAAAACGTTCAAGGATATTGTCGTGCCCTTGCTCAAAACCAGTTTGTTTAGTTCTTTCTTCCTGGTAGTCGCGCCGACATTGTCGGAAATCAGCTTGTCTTCGTTGTTGTGGTCGGTTGGAAACGAAACGATCGGTACCGTGGTGTACTCATCACAGGAAGAGGGCAAAATACTGCGCACCGCCGCACTTGCGATCCTGTTGATTGTAATAGTCGTGCTGCTTAACTTCCTGGTACAGGTTATTTCGGAGCGAAGCGGAAAAAAACGCGGTAAAAAGAAAAAAACATCAGGAAATATCGATCCTGCGTTTACGATGGAGGAATATTAA
- the trxB2 gene encoding thioredoxin reductase, which produces MGSGPSKEMKRMYDVIIAGCGPAGLTAAIYACRSGLKTLLLERAFAGGQMAISHMIDNYPGFEHEVTGAALANSMKLQAQKSGADMVTEEIKSFELTGEVKKVVTRSNTYEAKTVILAMGAEPKKLGIPGEEEMIGAGVSYCATCDGAFFRDADVAVIGGGNTAVEDALYLAKFCRKIYLVHRRDQFRASPSLVDAAKKLDNIEFVLDSIPESVNGEYTVQSLSVKNKKTGETRQIFVTGVFFAVGQIPKTKLIEGQVELDEGGYIKSDEGCKTNLCNVFCAGDIRSKPLRQIVTAVADGAVAATAALGFDI; this is translated from the coding sequence ATGGGGAGCGGACCTTCTAAGGAGATGAAACGAATGTATGATGTGATTATTGCGGGCTGCGGACCGGCAGGGCTTACGGCGGCGATTTACGCTTGCCGGAGCGGCCTTAAAACACTGCTTTTGGAGCGGGCGTTCGCCGGAGGACAAATGGCGATCAGCCATATGATCGATAATTATCCCGGATTTGAACACGAAGTAACGGGCGCGGCGCTGGCAAACAGCATGAAATTGCAGGCGCAGAAGTCGGGCGCAGATATGGTAACCGAAGAGATCAAATCCTTTGAACTTACGGGAGAGGTCAAAAAGGTCGTTACCAGGAGCAATACCTATGAAGCGAAAACGGTGATCTTGGCGATGGGGGCGGAGCCTAAGAAGCTGGGGATTCCCGGGGAAGAAGAGATGATCGGCGCGGGCGTATCCTATTGTGCGACATGCGACGGCGCGTTTTTCCGCGACGCGGATGTGGCGGTGATCGGCGGCGGCAATACTGCGGTTGAGGACGCGCTGTACCTGGCGAAGTTTTGCAGGAAAATCTACCTGGTACACCGCAGGGACCAGTTCAGGGCGAGCCCGTCGCTGGTGGATGCGGCAAAGAAGCTCGATAACATTGAATTCGTGTTGGACAGCATTCCCGAGTCGGTCAATGGGGAATATACGGTGCAGAGTTTATCCGTAAAGAATAAAAAGACGGGCGAAACGCGGCAGATATTTGTGACCGGCGTGTTTTTCGCGGTGGGGCAAATCCCCAAAACCAAGCTGATCGAGGGACAGGTTGAGCTCGACGAGGGCGGATACATTAAATCCGACGAGGGGTGCAAGACAAACCTTTGTAATGTTTTTTGCGCGGGCGATATACGCAGCAAACCGCTTCGGCAGATCGTTACGGCGGTGGCTGACGGTGCGGTGGCGGCTACGGCGGCGCTGGGATTCGACATATAA